The DNA region CAGCGCCGAGTTCAGGGGCGGCGAGGTGGACGCGAGCAACCCGTTCGACGACGACTCGGAGCAGGCCTTCAGGGCCGGCGTCGATCTCAAGTACCTGCTGACCTCCAACCTCACCCTGAACGCGACCGCGAATCCCGACTTCGGCCAGGCCGAGGTCGACCCGGCGGTGGTCAACCTGAGCGCGTTCGAGACCTTCTTCCCGGAGAAGCGCGAGTTCTTCATCGCGGGGCGGGGGCTGTTCAGCTTCGGCGGGTTCAGCTGCATGTTCTGCTCGAACGCCTCCTCGCTGGGCATGCTGTTCACCCGGCGCATCGGCCGCGCTCCGCAGGGCGGCGGCTTCGCGCACGACGCGGGCGAGTTTGCCGATGTGCCCGACAACACCACGATCCTGAGCGCCGCGAAGGTCACCGGCCGGACCGCGGGAGGGCTTTCCATCGGGCTCCTGAACGCGGTCACGTCGTCGGAAAGTGCGGACGTGGTCGGCACCGACGGCGAATTCTTCGAGAAGCAGGTGGAGCCCTTCAGCAACTACTTCGCGGGGCGGGTCAAGAAGGACATGAAGGACGGCGACTTGCAGATCGGCGGGATCGTGACGTCGGTGGTGCGCGACCTGGACGACCCGGACCTGAAGACGATCCTCAACTCGCACTCCGAGGGCCTCGGTCTGGACGGCCAGCTGTGGTGGGGCGACCGGACCTACCGCCTCATGGCGAGCGCCGCGGTCACCAACATCTCCGGTTCACCAGACGCCATCCTGCTACGGCAGGAGTCGAGCGCGCGGTACTTCCAGCGCCCCGATCGGCAGCACGGCGGCAACGGGCTGTTCAGCGACCGGTTCGACCCGACGCTGACATCGATGCGGGGATTCGGCTCGTACACGCGGGTGGCCAAGGACGCCGGTGACTGGCGCTGGGAAAGCGCGCTCAACATCCGCAGCCCGGGCTTCGAGAACAACGACCTGGCGTTCCTGACCCGGACCGACTTCGTGTGGATGAACGGCAACGTGGCCCGTCAGTTCACGACCCCCACCAAGTACTACCGGCGGCTGGACTTCACCGTGGGTGCCCAGCAGCAGTACAACTTCGACGGCGACCTGACGGACCGGCAGTACCACGCCTGGGCGGGCACGCAGACGCCGTTCTGGTGGTGGTTAAGCGGGTTCTATCTCACGCGTCCGTCGGTCCTGGACGACCGCCTGACGCGGGGCGGCCCGGTGCTGAGAAGGGCCGGCGTGGACTTCATGTCCTTCAACATGAACACGGACTCGCGCAAGCCGTTCTGGCTGTCGACGAACCTCTCGCACGGGCGCAACGACGAAGGCGCGCGCGACTACAACTTCAGCGTGGGCCTGAATCTCAAGCCGGTGTCGAACGTCGTGGTGTCGTTGAGGCCGTCCTTCAATACGGGCGAATCCACCGCCCAGTACGTCACCGCCGTGGACGACGCGGCCGCCACCGACTTCTTCGGCACGCGCTACGTGTTCGCGGACCTGAAGCAGCGGTCGTTCTCGATGAACACGCGGCTCAACGTCACCTTCACGCCGACGATGTCGCTGGAGCTGTTCATGCAGCCGCTGTTCAGCAGCAACGACTTCTCGCGCTTCAAGGAGTTCGACGCCCCGCGCGGGCTGTCCAAGAGCGTGTTCGGCGAGGACATCGGTACCGTGCAGGCGGTGGACCTGGGCGACGACGGGCGGCAATTCCTCATCGACCCGGACGGCAGCGGGCCCGCGGCCGAGTTTACCGTGGACGATCCGGATTTCAACTTCCGTTCGCTGCGCGGCAACGCCGTCTTCCGCTGGGAGTACACGCCCGGATCCACGCTCTTCTTCGTGTGGACCCAGGACCGGAGCTCGTTCGCCGAGGTGGGCGACTTCGACTTCGCCAGGGATCGGACCGCGCTCTTCGACGCGGACTCCGACAACATCTTCCTGATCAAGGTCAACTACTGGCTCGGCATGTAGCCGCGGCTCCACCCACCGACGGGAACGGCGGGTCGCCTTTGCGGGCGGTCCGCCGCGGCGCGTTCGCGTGCGTCCTCTTGGTCTCGTGTGGGGGCGATGG from Gemmatimonadota bacterium includes:
- a CDS encoding DUF5916 domain-containing protein, whose translation is MTPPAADADHERLAPLARAVRLDGVIALDGRLDEAVWARAPVADAFFQREPDEGVPATQRTEVRFAYDDETLYIGARMFDDQGAEGVVSRLVRRDNWPDSDQLTIIFDTFLDHLGRTVLSINPAGVRGDAFGPGGSHADDSWDPVWRARANVDSLGWTAEFEIPFAQLRFPQGRDQRWGLQIERFVHRLNESQMWSFWWKNESGGPSRYGHLDGIEAPAVGTNKLELLPYVTSSAEFRGGEVDASNPFDDDSEQAFRAGVDLKYLLTSNLTLNATANPDFGQAEVDPAVVNLSAFETFFPEKREFFIAGRGLFSFGGFSCMFCSNASSLGMLFTRRIGRAPQGGGFAHDAGEFADVPDNTTILSAAKVTGRTAGGLSIGLLNAVTSSESADVVGTDGEFFEKQVEPFSNYFAGRVKKDMKDGDLQIGGIVTSVVRDLDDPDLKTILNSHSEGLGLDGQLWWGDRTYRLMASAAVTNISGSPDAILLRQESSARYFQRPDRQHGGNGLFSDRFDPTLTSMRGFGSYTRVAKDAGDWRWESALNIRSPGFENNDLAFLTRTDFVWMNGNVARQFTTPTKYYRRLDFTVGAQQQYNFDGDLTDRQYHAWAGTQTPFWWWLSGFYLTRPSVLDDRLTRGGPVLRRAGVDFMSFNMNTDSRKPFWLSTNLSHGRNDEGARDYNFSVGLNLKPVSNVVVSLRPSFNTGESTAQYVTAVDDAAATDFFGTRYVFADLKQRSFSMNTRLNVTFTPTMSLELFMQPLFSSNDFSRFKEFDAPRGLSKSVFGEDIGTVQAVDLGDDGRQFLIDPDGSGPAAEFTVDDPDFNFRSLRGNAVFRWEYTPGSTLFFVWTQDRSSFAEVGDFDFARDRTALFDADSDNIFLIKVNYWLGM